One region of Oryza glaberrima chromosome 7, OglaRS2, whole genome shotgun sequence genomic DNA includes:
- the LOC127780923 gene encoding auxin-responsive protein IAA24, with protein sequence MASSSSLRSTSCLASAAETDADNLCLRLGPPGSSITTTTTTGGADPAAKRSLGAKRSLESTDSMASGTGTSAAGDEHDDDTAAPAKAQVVGWPPVRAYRRNTFHQAAAAAAAATKKGGDEKQKQQQQGVGLYVKVSMDGAPYLRKVDLKMCKGYRELREALDLLFTKCFSATASDGCSDGQFAIAYEDKDGDLMLVGDVPWEMFISSCKKLRIMKGSEAR encoded by the exons AtggcatcttcttcttctctcaggAGCACCAgctgcctcgcctccgccgcggagACCGACGCCGACAACCtctgcctccgcctcggccCGCCGGGAAGcagcatcaccaccaccaccaccaccggcggcgccgacccGGCGGCGAAGAGGTCCCTCGGGGCGAAGCGGTCGCTGGAGAGCACGGACAGCATGGCCTCCGGCACCGGCacttccgccgccggcgacgagcacgacgacgacACCGCCGCACCGGCCAA GGCACAGGTGGTAGGATGGCCACCAGTGAGGGCATACCGGAGGAACACCTTCCatcaggccgccgccgccgccgccgccgcaaccaaGAAGGGTGGTGATGAGaaacagaagcagcagcagcagggagtAGGGCTGTATGTGAAGGTGAGCATGGATGGGGCACCATACCTGAGGAAGGTTGATCTCAAGATGTGCAAGGGCTACAGGGAGCTGAGGGAGGCACTGGATCTCCTCTTCACCAAGTGCTTCTCTGCAACCGCCTCTGACGGATGCAGCGATGGCCAGTTCGCCATTGCCTACGAGGACAAGGACGGTGACCTCATGCTTGTTGGAGATGTGCCCTGGGA AATGTTCATCTCTTCCTGCAAGAAGTTGAGGATCATGAAGGGCTCTGAAGCCAGGTGA